The genomic region TGCATAGGAGCTGCCCGGATTGCCGGTCTTCAACCGGTAAAGGGGTTGCATCCGCTCCTGGTCAAACAGCATGGCGCCGTTGACAATCCCCGGTAACCTGCCTGCCAGAAGCTTCAGGTTGGTATAATGGGTGGTGACGATCCCAAAAACATCCATCGTATGCAGACGTTCAAGAGTGGCTTCTGCAATTGCGCCTCCCAGCTGTGGCTCCGTCCCCGAACCGAACTCATCGATGAGAAAAAGTGTATGCCTGTCAGCGTGCTCAACTACATATTTGATGTTGAGCAGGTGGGAACTATAGGTGCTCAGGTCGTTATCAATGGATTGCTCGTCGCCGATGTCAATGAAGATCTGCCTGAAAATGCCCATTTGCGAATACTCCGACATAGGGACCAGCAGTCCGCATTGAAGCATATATTGTAACAGGCCGGCCGTTTTCAGGCAGATCGACTTACCGCCGGCATTGGGGCCTGAAATGATCAGGATACGCTGGTTTTCATCCAGCTCCAGGGTGAGCGGCACCACACTTTTATTTTGCCTCTGATGGGCCAGATACAGGAGGGGATGGACTGCCTGGACCCAGCGAATGACCGGAAAGGGCTTGATCAGGGGTTTTTCTCCATTTATCCCGGTGGCCAGCATGGCTTTTGCCCTGATAAAGTCAATTTGCCCGAGGAATTGATACGCATCTTCCAGTGAATCCAGCTGGGGCCTGATGTCGTCGGTGAAAGCCGTCAGGATGCGGATGATCTCCCTTCGCTCTGCATTCTCAAGTTCCCTGATTTCGTTGTTGATGTCAAAAATGTCGGTCGGCTCAATAAACACGGTCTGCCCTGACGAAGACTCATCGTGGATGAATCCGTGGATCTTGCGTTTATGGGTCACGGGTACGGGAATGACCGCCCGGCCTCCCCGGATGGTGATCGATGTATCGTCGCTGATCCATCCTTCCTTTTTTGCCTTCTGCAGCGTGACCTGCAGGCGCCGGTCGATCTGATGCTGCCTTGAAAGCAGATCTTGCCTGATCTTTTTCAGGGCAGGGGAGGCTGTATCGCGGATAGTGCCCTTTTCATCCATGATCGCATCGATCTTTTGCAGAATGCGGGTGTCAACGTTAACATCACGCGCTAATTCTGAAAGAGCCGTAAGGCGCTCCCCGTTCTTCCCCCTGAAGAAACGCAGGCATTCCGTAATGGTGAACAGGGATGATCTCATGTCGAACAACACCTCCGGTTCGATGAAGGTCCCTGCAGTCCTCAGTCGCCTGACTTCGTGCGTCAGGTCAAAATAGTCGGTACCGGGAAATCCCAGGCCCGATGTCAGGATGATCTTGAATTCCCAGACCTGCTGAATCCAGGTGCCAACCTGTTCCGGATCAGAACTGAACCCGATCTGATCGGCATAATGTTCTCCCAGAGAGCTCAGGCAATTTTTCCGGATCATATCCCTGATCCGGTCAAATCCTAATTTCGATTCAAAATCAGATGGATAAAGCATCGTCGTAAAGCCAACTGCAAAGATACACGTTAATGAGCAGGGCGTGAGCGCAGCGTTGAATTTTACAGTGCCCCTCTGCTGATCATCAGGATTTCATACCTTTGTCTTTCACGAATATCCTTTTCCGGATGCTGATCTCAACCTGCAAGGTGCATAATTTTTTAAAATTATCAGGGATGTATGTATTACCTTTTTGTAAAAACCGGATTAAAGAAAGCAGTTGATGCTACGTTACTCTGATGAGGAAATCCTCGGGGGTTTGGTAAAAAAAGATTCCAGGATCATCCAATTCGTTCTTGATGAGCATTTCAACACGATCAGGAGATTCATCCTTCGCAATAACGGCACACGCGAAGATGCTGAAGATGTTTTTCAGGATGCATTGATGGTCATTTACCAGAAAACCAGGGATAACGAGCTGAATCTTGAATGCTCTTTTATTACGTTTTTATATTCGGTAAGCCGGCATATCTGGTTACAGAAGCTGGAACGAAATAAGATTGATCCCGCTTATGTTGGTGATATCGAGAATTTCATCGAACTTTCGGATGAGTTGAAAGTTGAGGTGCACGATGAGGAAAGGGAACGGATGAAGATATTTCAGCAGCATTTTCTCAATCTGGGTGAGGATTGCCGAAAATTGCTGCGGTTGTTTGTCAAAAAGATACCCATGACGGACATCATGAAGATCATGGGCTATAAGTCGGTGAAATATACGAAAACAAGGAAGTTCCTCTGTAAGGAGAAACTGAAAAAGAGCATTGTGAAGGATCCCAGAAGTCATAATTTGATGTTCAATGAATAGGAAACTCAAGTATTC from Bacteroidales bacterium harbors:
- a CDS encoding Smr/MutS family protein, translating into MIRKNCLSSLGEHYADQIGFSSDPEQVGTWIQQVWEFKIILTSGLGFPGTDYFDLTHEVRRLRTAGTFIEPEVLFDMRSSLFTITECLRFFRGKNGERLTALSELARDVNVDTRILQKIDAIMDEKGTIRDTASPALKKIRQDLLSRQHQIDRRLQVTLQKAKKEGWISDDTSITIRGGRAVIPVPVTHKRKIHGFIHDESSSGQTVFIEPTDIFDINNEIRELENAERREIIRILTAFTDDIRPQLDSLEDAYQFLGQIDFIRAKAMLATGINGEKPLIKPFPVIRWVQAVHPLLYLAHQRQNKSVVPLTLELDENQRILIISGPNAGGKSICLKTAGLLQYMLQCGLLVPMSEYSQMGIFRQIFIDIGDEQSIDNDLSTYSSHLLNIKYVVEHADRHTLFLIDEFGSGTEPQLGGAIAEATLERLHTMDVFGIVTTHYTNLKLLAGRLPGIVNGAMLFDQERMQPLYRLKTGNPGSSYALEIAQKIGFPAEILENAATKTGKTQLDFDQELHRLELQKEEVARKQTEFRVADEFLAEMISKYSKMIEESEKGRSALFAEAKEKALRIIEDSNRLIEQTIREIRQHQADKEATRDARKRVEKWKEDLEGMAEDSSQQPVLMSPDCVGINSAKSGSAGSSGAKRSPDESRDRREAGPRVHGSSGQREAQGGKEEWKAAGRDLKKGDTVRISGQKVPGEVIDIKGNEVTIAFGSMKVRVAADRLETMAGKLEELISLRPVRSPGSITGEIHSRMAAFRLTIDLRGKRAEEALGDVRKYIDEALLLNIAEVRIIHGKGDGILLQVIRDYLKEVPEVKHFEDEKLEYGGHGVTVVKFR
- a CDS encoding sigma-70 family RNA polymerase sigma factor, which translates into the protein MLRYSDEEILGGLVKKDSRIIQFVLDEHFNTIRRFILRNNGTREDAEDVFQDALMVIYQKTRDNELNLECSFITFLYSVSRHIWLQKLERNKIDPAYVGDIENFIELSDELKVEVHDEERERMKIFQQHFLNLGEDCRKLLRLFVKKIPMTDIMKIMGYKSVKYTKTRKFLCKEKLKKSIVKDPRSHNLMFNE